A single region of the Novosphingobium sp. SL115 genome encodes:
- a CDS encoding LD-carboxypeptidase, translating to MTKSIAICAPSTPFTRDDAARVLALAEAEFPELRLHFHDQCFASEGHFAGPDALRLSAFVECANDTAFDAVWFVRGGYGANRIAMDALARLSPVAHDKEYLGYSDGGTLLAMLYRARIGRPVHAPMPGDIRRTGGEAAVRRSLDWLAGGRAGLEPTLDGTQPVVAFNLMTLAMLCGTPLMPDLSGHVVMVEEVAEYHYAVDRLLFHVTGNLARIGIAGLRLGRVSDVPENDRPFGAGVEDMVRHWCGHTGIPYLGTADIGHDVDNRIVPFGLA from the coding sequence GTGACCAAAAGCATTGCCATATGCGCCCCTTCAACGCCGTTCACGCGCGATGATGCCGCGCGGGTTCTTGCGCTGGCCGAGGCGGAATTTCCAGAACTTCGTCTGCATTTTCACGATCAATGCTTTGCCAGCGAAGGCCATTTTGCCGGGCCAGATGCCTTGCGCCTGTCGGCATTTGTGGAATGCGCCAACGATACCGCATTCGATGCGGTGTGGTTCGTGCGCGGGGGCTATGGCGCAAATCGCATTGCCATGGATGCTTTGGCCCGGCTGTCCCCGGTGGCGCATGACAAGGAGTATCTGGGCTATTCCGATGGCGGTACTTTGCTGGCCATGCTTTACCGCGCGCGAATTGGTCGGCCGGTCCATGCCCCGATGCCGGGCGATATCCGGCGAACAGGTGGAGAAGCAGCCGTGCGGCGTTCGCTCGACTGGCTTGCTGGTGGCCGTGCGGGACTTGAACCTACTCTTGACGGCACCCAACCGGTCGTGGCGTTCAACCTGATGACGCTGGCAATGCTTTGTGGCACGCCTTTGATGCCCGATCTTTCAGGGCACGTTGTCATGGTCGAAGAGGTAGCCGAATATCACTATGCGGTGGACCGCCTGCTGTTTCATGTAACCGGCAATCTGGCCAGGATCGGCATTGCCGGGTTGCGGCTGGGTCGGGTCAGCGATGTGCCTGAAAATGATCGTCCGTTTGGGGCCGGGGTGGAAGACATGGTACGGCACTGGTGCGGACATACCGGTATCCCTTACCTTGGCACTGCCGATATCGGGCATGATGTTGACAACAGGATCGTGCCGTTCGGACTTGCCTGA
- the fabD gene encoding ACP S-malonyltransferase — translation MRAFVFPGQGSQKVGMGLELAQASAAAREVFEEVDEALGQKLFQIMKEGPEDVLTLTENAQPAIMANAIAVLRVMEREGGITLAEKAGYVAGHSLGEYTALCAAGAFSLADTARLLKLRGQSMQAAVPVGQGAMCALLGADIEKASALAQAAAEGEICTVANDNDPTQVVLSGHKAAIERAVAMVKDHGIKRGVLLPVSAPFHCPLMQPAADTMAEAFEKTPPAALRVALFANVTAAIVTDPAEVKRLLVEQVTGRVRWRESAIAMKDAGVEQFIELGGKVLGPMINRSVADVSVTSVVGMADIEAILKEM, via the coding sequence ATGCGAGCATTCGTTTTTCCGGGACAGGGCAGCCAGAAGGTCGGCATGGGGCTGGAACTGGCACAGGCCAGCGCCGCCGCGCGCGAAGTGTTCGAGGAAGTTGACGAAGCGCTGGGCCAGAAGCTGTTCCAGATCATGAAGGAAGGGCCGGAAGATGTTCTGACCCTTACCGAAAATGCCCAGCCTGCAATTATGGCCAATGCCATTGCCGTGCTGCGCGTGATGGAGCGCGAAGGCGGTATTACCCTTGCCGAGAAGGCCGGGTACGTCGCCGGGCACAGCCTTGGCGAATATACCGCGCTGTGTGCCGCAGGGGCATTCAGCCTTGCCGATACGGCTCGCCTGCTGAAACTGCGCGGCCAGTCGATGCAGGCCGCCGTGCCAGTGGGGCAGGGCGCAATGTGCGCGCTGCTGGGCGCCGATATCGAAAAGGCAAGCGCACTGGCGCAGGCCGCTGCTGAAGGCGAAATCTGCACCGTTGCCAACGACAACGACCCCACGCAGGTCGTGCTGTCCGGCCACAAGGCGGCAATCGAGCGCGCCGTTGCCATGGTCAAGGACCACGGCATCAAGCGTGGCGTGCTGCTGCCGGTGTCTGCGCCGTTCCACTGCCCGCTGATGCAGCCTGCTGCTGATACCATGGCGGAGGCTTTTGAAAAGACGCCGCCTGCTGCCTTGCGCGTTGCCCTGTTCGCCAATGTCACCGCCGCAATCGTCACCGACCCTGCAGAGGTGAAGCGCCTGCTGGTTGAACAGGTCACCGGCCGCGTGCGCTGGCGCGAAAGCGCGATTGCGATGAAGGATGCAGGCGTCGAACAGTTCATCGAATTGGGCGGCAAAGTGCTTGGCCCGATGATTAACCGTTCGGTCGCCGATGTCTCTGTCACCAGCGTTGTCGGCATGGCCGATATCGAAGCCATCCTGAAGGAAATGTGA
- the fabG gene encoding 3-oxoacyl-[acyl-carrier-protein] reductase, with translation MENRLFDLSGMTALVTGAAGGIGSSICHALARQGARIALSGTNPAKLRAFREELNDTYGQDHVEITCDLSNTDQVEHLVPAALDTLGKLDILVNNAGITRDNLAMRMKDEEWDAVIRVNLEAAFRLMRAATKPMMKARFGRIITVTSVVGATGNPGQINYAAAKAGLVGMSKSLGQELASRNVTVNCVAPGFIRTAMTDVLPDGQKDALNARIPMGRMGEGSDIGAAIAYLASKEAGYVTGQTLHVNGGMAMIS, from the coding sequence ATGGAAAACCGTCTTTTCGACCTTAGCGGGATGACCGCGCTTGTCACCGGGGCTGCTGGTGGCATCGGTTCTTCCATCTGCCATGCATTGGCGCGGCAGGGCGCGCGCATTGCCCTTTCAGGCACCAATCCGGCCAAGTTGCGGGCCTTCCGCGAAGAACTGAACGATACTTACGGCCAGGATCACGTCGAGATCACCTGCGACCTTTCGAACACCGACCAGGTCGAACATCTGGTCCCTGCTGCGCTCGACACGCTGGGCAAGCTGGACATTCTGGTAAACAATGCCGGAATCACGCGCGACAATCTGGCCATGCGCATGAAGGACGAGGAATGGGATGCGGTGATCCGCGTCAACCTTGAAGCGGCATTCCGCCTGATGCGCGCGGCGACCAAGCCGATGATGAAGGCCCGTTTTGGCCGTATCATCACCGTGACCAGCGTGGTGGGCGCCACCGGCAATCCGGGGCAGATCAACTATGCCGCAGCCAAGGCTGGCCTTGTCGGCATGTCGAAATCATTGGGGCAGGAACTGGCCAGCCGCAATGTCACGGTCAATTGCGTGGCCCCCGGCTTCATCCGCACCGCGATGACCGATGTGCTGCCAGATGGCCAGAAAGACGCGCTCAACGCCCGCATTCCGATGGGCCGGATGGGTGAAGGCAGCGACATCGGCGCGGCCATTGCCTACCTTGCTTCGAAGGAAGCAGGATACGTCACTGGGCAGACGCTGCACGTCAACGGCGGCATGGCGATGATTTCCTGA
- the dnaN gene encoding DNA polymerase III subunit beta, with product MKATIERATLLRCLSHVQSVVERRNTIPILSNVLIEASPDSTVRLMATDLDLQIVESMAAVSVETPGAITVSAHLLFDIARKLQDGSQVRLETADNRMVVKAGRSRFQLPTLPRDDFPVIVEGDLPTSFEVPARTLGELIDRTRFAISTEETRYYLNGIFLHVSDETQPVLKAAATDGHRLARFTIARPDGAEGMPDVIVPRKCVGELRKLLEEVLDSAVLVDLSASKIRFTLGGENGVVLTSKLIDGTFPDYSRVIPTGNDKLLKLDPRSFFEGVDRVATIATEKTRAVKMALEHDRVTLSVTSPDNGTAAEELAADYSAEGFEIGFNANYLKDILSQIDGDTVELHLADAGAPTLIRKDDKSAALYVLMPMRV from the coding sequence ATGAAGGCGACGATTGAACGCGCGACGCTGCTGCGCTGCTTGTCCCACGTCCAGTCGGTGGTTGAACGCCGCAACACGATTCCGATCCTGTCGAACGTGCTGATCGAAGCATCGCCCGACAGCACGGTTCGCCTTATGGCGACCGATCTTGATCTGCAGATCGTGGAATCTATGGCCGCCGTTTCGGTTGAAACGCCGGGCGCGATCACGGTTTCTGCGCACCTGCTGTTCGACATTGCGCGCAAGCTGCAAGACGGATCGCAGGTCAGGCTGGAAACGGCGGACAACCGCATGGTCGTAAAGGCCGGGCGCAGCCGCTTTCAGTTGCCCACTCTGCCGCGCGACGACTTTCCGGTCATCGTCGAAGGCGATCTTCCGACCAGCTTCGAAGTGCCCGCGCGCACGCTGGGCGAATTGATCGACCGCACCCGTTTTGCGATTTCGACGGAAGAAACGCGCTACTACCTCAACGGTATTTTCCTGCACGTTTCGGACGAAACGCAGCCTGTGCTCAAGGCGGCTGCCACCGATGGCCACCGCCTTGCCCGCTTCACCATCGCTCGTCCCGATGGTGCCGAAGGCATGCCTGATGTGATCGTGCCACGCAAATGCGTGGGCGAACTGCGCAAGTTGCTGGAAGAAGTGCTGGATTCAGCCGTTCTGGTTGATCTTTCCGCCAGCAAGATCCGTTTCACATTGGGCGGTGAAAACGGTGTGGTGCTGACCAGCAAGTTGATCGACGGCACGTTCCCCGATTACAGCCGCGTGATCCCTACCGGCAATGACAAGCTGCTGAAGCTTGATCCGCGCTCCTTCTTTGAAGGTGTGGATCGCGTTGCCACCATCGCCACCGAAAAGACCCGCGCGGTCAAGATGGCGCTTGAACACGACCGCGTCACGCTGTCGGTTACCAGCCCAGACAACGGCACGGCGGCAGAAGAACTGGCCGCAGATTACAGCGCGGAAGGGTTCGAGATCGGCTTTAATGCCAATTATCTCAAAGACATCCTCAGCCAGATTGATGGGGATACGGTGGAACTGCATCTTGCCGATGCCGGCGCGCCGACACTGATCCGCAAGGATGACAAATCGGCTGCGCTCTATGTGCTCATGCCGATGCGGGTCTGA
- a CDS encoding globin-coupled sensor protein: MQDQSHRQTVAKKLEFFSIGRDDYARFPFILKSLQAYAPAALDKLYDQIAATPETAKFFSSRQGMRHARDKQVEHWAGMFGGQVGDAYFESAERIGNVHARIGLEPGWYIGAYAMVLEQIISGMFSGVGGSLAPRKKARAMASMIKMALLDMEVALSAYFKAEEAARIAVIDEVSASLQAMADGDFATAAPDLPAAFAELQRHLDGMRVQVASALGDVAQTSMTVGVGAREIRQASDDLARRTEQQAASLEEASAAMTTLASTVRTTADDAAHMHDSVHQAHGEAMKGGSVVGEAVSAMNDIHESAQEIGKIISVIDGIAFQTNLLALNAGVEAARAGDAGRGFAVVATEVRALAQRTADAARDIKQLIGQSSVQVERGVSLVGQTGETFSVIVEQVGHVAELASSIAQMANNQATSIGQVRETVREMDTMTQQNAAMVEEATAAARSLAAESNRLATLVQNFRLEQQAGSAGVGQLRHAA; the protein is encoded by the coding sequence ATGCAAGATCAAAGTCATCGACAGACCGTGGCCAAGAAGCTGGAATTTTTCAGCATCGGCCGTGATGACTACGCTAGATTTCCTTTCATTCTGAAATCGTTGCAGGCCTACGCGCCAGCCGCGCTCGACAAGCTGTACGATCAGATCGCCGCAACCCCGGAGACGGCCAAATTCTTTAGTTCGCGCCAGGGCATGCGTCACGCGCGGGATAAGCAGGTTGAACACTGGGCAGGCATGTTCGGCGGGCAGGTAGGCGACGCCTATTTTGAAAGCGCGGAACGGATCGGCAATGTTCATGCCCGCATCGGGCTTGAGCCGGGCTGGTATATCGGCGCTTATGCCATGGTGCTGGAACAGATCATTTCCGGGATGTTTTCGGGCGTTGGCGGCTCACTGGCCCCGCGCAAGAAAGCCCGCGCGATGGCATCGATGATAAAAATGGCCCTGCTCGACATGGAAGTGGCGCTTTCAGCCTATTTCAAAGCTGAAGAGGCAGCGCGCATCGCGGTGATCGATGAAGTTAGCGCCAGCTTGCAGGCCATGGCCGACGGCGATTTCGCCACTGCAGCGCCCGATCTGCCGGCTGCCTTTGCCGAATTGCAGCGCCATCTTGACGGAATGCGTGTGCAGGTGGCTAGTGCCTTGGGCGATGTGGCCCAGACATCCATGACAGTTGGCGTTGGTGCTCGAGAAATTCGACAGGCGTCGGACGATCTTGCCCGTCGAACAGAGCAGCAGGCGGCGAGTCTGGAGGAAGCCTCTGCTGCCATGACCACGCTGGCATCGACCGTGCGAACCACGGCGGACGATGCTGCGCACATGCACGATTCGGTGCATCAGGCGCATGGTGAAGCCATGAAGGGCGGTTCGGTTGTGGGTGAGGCAGTTTCTGCCATGAACGATATTCACGAATCCGCGCAGGAAATCGGCAAGATCATTTCAGTGATCGACGGGATCGCGTTTCAGACCAACCTGCTGGCGCTGAATGCAGGTGTAGAGGCGGCGCGCGCGGGCGATGCCGGGCGCGGGTTCGCGGTGGTCGCTACCGAAGTCCGGGCTTTGGCTCAGCGCACGGCGGATGCCGCGCGCGATATCAAGCAGTTGATCGGACAAAGTTCGGTTCAGGTTGAGCGCGGCGTTAGCCTTGTCGGCCAGACCGGCGAGACATTTTCGGTTATCGTTGAACAGGTTGGCCATGTTGCCGAACTTGCCAGCAGTATTGCCCAGATGGCCAATAATCAGGCGACCAGCATCGGTCAGGTGCGCGAAACTGTGCGGGAAATGGATACGATGACCCAGCAGAACGCAGCAATGGTGGAAGAAGCGACGGCGGCCGCACGCAGCCTTGCCGCAGAATCCAACCGGCTGGCCACGCTGGTCCAGAATTTCCGGCTGGAGCAGCAGGCAGGTAGCGCGGGCGTAGGGCAATTGCGCCACGCTGCCTGA
- a CDS encoding zinc-dependent alcohol dehydrogenase family protein yields MSVQVIRVGAPASLDTLHADFLPDCGDPGPGEIRVRLHASSLNFHDYAVVTGMLPAAAGRIPMSDGAGVVIATGDGVAAFKAGDAVVSTFFTDWDAGPPKSAAFTTVPGDGIDGYARTEVVVPAHWFTRAPAGYSHAEAATLTCAGLTAWRALFVDNAIKPGDTVLVQGTGGVSIFALQFAKAAGARVIATSSSDAKLERLVEMGADATINYKETPAWGVKALELTGGAGVDCVVEIGGAGTLDQSMMATRVGGHVALIGVLAGFAGPVQTALLMAKNLRVQGLTVGSRADHLAMIAGIEASGIKPAIDRHFPLKQLAEAFRHQESGKHFGKIVIDI; encoded by the coding sequence ATGAGCGTGCAGGTCATTCGCGTCGGCGCGCCAGCCTCGCTGGACACACTTCATGCCGATTTCCTGCCCGATTGTGGCGATCCCGGTCCCGGCGAAATCCGGGTTCGGCTGCATGCCTCGTCGCTCAATTTCCACGACTATGCCGTGGTTACCGGGATGCTTCCTGCCGCAGCGGGCCGCATCCCCATGTCTGATGGCGCGGGCGTGGTTATTGCCACCGGTGATGGCGTTGCCGCTTTCAAGGCCGGCGATGCCGTAGTGTCGACCTTCTTTACCGACTGGGACGCCGGACCGCCGAAATCTGCAGCGTTCACCACTGTTCCAGGCGACGGGATTGATGGTTATGCGCGGACTGAAGTGGTTGTTCCCGCCCACTGGTTCACCCGTGCGCCTGCCGGTTACAGCCATGCCGAAGCGGCGACCCTGACCTGCGCCGGGTTGACAGCATGGCGCGCTCTGTTTGTCGACAATGCCATCAAGCCGGGCGACACCGTGCTGGTTCAAGGCACCGGCGGCGTGTCCATTTTCGCGCTGCAATTTGCCAAAGCGGCAGGCGCGCGGGTTATCGCCACAAGTTCGTCCGATGCCAAACTGGAACGATTGGTCGAAATGGGTGCCGATGCGACGATCAATTACAAGGAAACGCCTGCGTGGGGCGTAAAAGCCCTTGAACTGACCGGCGGTGCGGGCGTCGACTGCGTTGTCGAAATCGGCGGGGCCGGTACGCTTGACCAGTCGATGATGGCAACGCGAGTCGGCGGGCATGTCGCTCTGATCGGCGTACTGGCCGGATTTGCCGGGCCAGTGCAAACCGCGCTGCTGATGGCCAAGAACCTGCGCGTTCAGGGGCTGACAGTCGGGTCACGGGCAGACCATCTGGCAATGATTGCGGGCATTGAGGCAAGCGGTATCAAGCCAGCGATCGACCGCCATTTTCCGCTGAAGCAGCTTGCCGAAGCGTTTCGCCATCAGGAAAGCGGAAAGCACTTCGGCAAGATCGTGATCGATATCTGA
- a CDS encoding N-acyl-D-amino-acid deacylase family protein: MPAYDLIIRNGTIVDGTGNPRFTGDVAIRNGLIAAVGKINGDAAEEIDASGRIVAPGWVDVHTHYDGQATWDAEMAPSSWHGVTTAIMGNCGVGFAPAAPDRHDWLIGLMEGVEDIPGTALAEGITWEWETFPEYLDTLDKMPRAIDIGTHVPHGAVRAYVLGDREKPGAVPTTDDIRKMADIVEDGVRAGALGFSTSRTVIHKSIDGEVVPGTTATAEELIEIGRAMGRVGYGVFEMASDMKREWDEFGWMGALSRETGLPVTYAALQSIAKEMTLEEQIAEMRRQNEQGANIVAQIALRGNGVIMAWQGTIHPFRFRPSYAAIAELPWDEQLAHLRDPAFRAKVLAEANAYPESDIISLFMMIAEGWHNQFIMDDDFDYEPQADASVLQRAKAAGLAPDAYAYDKLMENDGSGFIYLPILNYADGNLDFLEALQDADDTVNSLSDGGAHCGTICDAASPTFMLQHWVRDRRRGGRISLEHAVKRQSHDTARLYGLDDRGVIAPGYLADINVIDFDRVRLLKPWLAFDLPAGGKRLLQKAEGYDCTIKGGKVTFRNGEWTGATPGNLIRGPQRADMMEAAE; this comes from the coding sequence ATGCCAGCCTATGACCTCATCATCCGCAACGGCACCATCGTTGATGGCACCGGCAACCCTCGGTTCACCGGCGATGTCGCGATCCGCAACGGGTTGATCGCCGCAGTCGGCAAGATCAATGGCGATGCCGCCGAAGAAATCGACGCCAGCGGACGGATCGTCGCGCCGGGCTGGGTCGATGTCCACACCCACTACGACGGACAGGCCACATGGGATGCGGAAATGGCGCCATCATCGTGGCACGGCGTGACCACAGCGATCATGGGCAACTGCGGCGTCGGCTTTGCCCCAGCAGCGCCAGACCGGCATGACTGGCTGATCGGTCTGATGGAAGGTGTGGAGGATATCCCCGGCACGGCGCTGGCCGAAGGCATCACATGGGAGTGGGAAACCTTTCCAGAATACCTCGACACGCTGGACAAAATGCCCCGCGCAATCGACATTGGCACGCACGTTCCGCACGGCGCAGTGCGCGCCTATGTCTTGGGTGATCGCGAAAAGCCGGGGGCGGTGCCAACCACGGACGATATCCGCAAGATGGCTGATATTGTGGAAGATGGCGTCCGCGCCGGCGCCCTTGGCTTTTCTACCAGCCGAACGGTCATTCACAAATCCATCGATGGCGAAGTCGTGCCCGGCACCACCGCCACCGCTGAAGAGCTGATCGAGATTGGTCGCGCGATGGGCCGTGTTGGCTATGGCGTGTTCGAAATGGCGTCGGACATGAAGCGCGAATGGGATGAATTCGGCTGGATGGGCGCGCTCAGCCGCGAAACCGGCCTGCCAGTGACGTATGCCGCGCTGCAATCCATCGCCAAGGAAATGACGCTGGAAGAACAGATCGCCGAAATGCGCCGCCAGAACGAACAGGGCGCCAATATCGTGGCCCAGATCGCGCTGCGCGGGAACGGTGTCATCATGGCATGGCAGGGCACCATTCACCCGTTCCGCTTCCGCCCCAGCTATGCCGCCATTGCCGAATTGCCGTGGGATGAACAGCTTGCCCACCTGCGCGATCCTGCCTTCCGCGCCAAGGTGCTTGCAGAGGCCAATGCCTATCCCGAAAGCGACATCATCAGCCTGTTCATGATGATTGCCGAAGGCTGGCACAACCAGTTCATCATGGATGATGACTTCGATTACGAACCGCAAGCGGATGCCAGTGTGCTTCAGCGCGCCAAGGCAGCAGGCCTTGCGCCCGATGCCTATGCCTATGACAAGCTTATGGAAAATGATGGGTCAGGGTTTATCTACCTTCCGATCCTGAACTATGCCGACGGCAATCTGGACTTCCTGGAAGCACTTCAGGACGCCGACGATACGGTCAATTCCCTCTCTGATGGTGGCGCGCACTGTGGCACCATCTGCGATGCCGCCAGCCCTACATTCATGCTGCAGCATTGGGTGCGCGACCGTCGCCGGGGTGGACGGATCAGCCTTGAACATGCCGTAAAGCGCCAGTCCCACGACACGGCGCGCCTCTATGGACTTGATGACCGTGGGGTGATTGCGCCGGGATATCTGGCAGACATCAACGTAATCGATTTTGACCGGGTTCGCCTGCTGAAGCCTTGGCTGGCGTTCGATTTGCCCGCTGGCGGCAAACGTCTTTTGCAGAAGGCAGAAGGCTATGACTGCACGATCAAGGGCGGAAAAGTGACCTTCCGCAACGGCGAATGGACTGGGGCGACGCCGGGCAACCTGATCCGCGGACCACAGCGGGCCGATATGATGGAGGCAGCGGAATAA
- a CDS encoding FAD-dependent oxidoreductase: MRHIAIIGSGPAGYYTAEAAQKQWGDDVRVDIFDMLPVPYGLIRTGVAPDHQSIKGVSRRYEQTALSQNVRFVGNVKVGQDVSVAELQGLYDAVVLATGAPRDRQLGVPGDHLANVHGSAAFVGWYNGHPEFAALDPDLSGHTAVVIGMGNVALDVTRILSKTREEFAGSDIVSHALDRLMASGIRRIVILGRRGPHQIMMTPKELGEMGHLSRTAPHVDPRDLPDVGDDALLEPGIRKSVSHLRSFAAIPESHRADLPLEVEFDFFAAPRALLGEGKVEAIEVERTKIEAGRAIGTGEFYEIPASLVVSCIGYQTTPIPGVPFDERAGRFANDDGRILPGLYCVGWARRGPSGTIGTNRPDGFSIIEKIAEDIVGTSGKKGREGFDALATTRGLEVVTFRDWKKIEEAEAARARDGAPREKFVDIAEMIRARS, translated from the coding sequence ATGCGGCATATCGCGATCATCGGTTCCGGGCCTGCAGGATATTACACAGCCGAAGCCGCGCAAAAGCAGTGGGGCGATGATGTGCGGGTCGATATTTTCGACATGCTGCCCGTGCCATACGGCCTGATCCGCACCGGCGTTGCACCCGATCATCAGTCGATCAAGGGGGTGTCGCGGCGCTATGAACAGACCGCGCTTTCGCAAAACGTGCGGTTCGTCGGCAATGTGAAAGTCGGGCAGGACGTGTCCGTGGCCGAATTGCAGGGCCTTTACGATGCGGTCGTGTTGGCCACAGGTGCCCCACGCGACCGACAACTGGGCGTTCCGGGCGATCATCTGGCCAACGTCCATGGCAGCGCCGCCTTTGTCGGGTGGTATAATGGCCACCCGGAATTTGCCGCGCTCGACCCCGACCTTTCCGGCCATACCGCCGTGGTCATCGGCATGGGCAACGTCGCGCTGGACGTAACCCGCATCCTTTCCAAAACGCGCGAGGAATTTGCCGGAAGCGATATCGTCAGCCACGCGCTGGACCGATTGATGGCATCGGGCATCCGCCGCATCGTGATCCTTGGCCGGCGCGGGCCGCACCAGATCATGATGACGCCCAAGGAACTGGGCGAAATGGGCCATCTTTCGCGCACCGCGCCACATGTGGACCCGCGCGACTTGCCCGATGTGGGCGATGATGCACTGCTTGAGCCGGGAATCCGCAAGTCAGTCAGTCATTTGCGTTCATTTGCCGCCATTCCTGAAAGCCACCGCGCCGATCTTCCGCTTGAAGTAGAGTTCGACTTCTTCGCCGCTCCGCGCGCACTGCTGGGCGAAGGCAAAGTGGAAGCCATCGAGGTGGAACGAACGAAAATCGAAGCGGGTCGGGCAATTGGCACTGGCGAGTTCTATGAAATTCCGGCCAGCCTTGTCGTCTCGTGCATCGGATACCAGACAACGCCCATCCCCGGCGTTCCGTTTGATGAGCGAGCCGGCCGCTTTGCCAACGATGACGGCCGCATCCTGCCCGGCCTGTATTGCGTCGGCTGGGCAAGGCGTGGTCCATCGGGCACCATTGGCACCAACCGACCTGACGGATTTTCGATCATCGAGAAGATTGCCGAAGATATTGTCGGCACTTCGGGCAAGAAAGGCCGCGAAGGCTTCGACGCACTTGCCACGACGCGCGGGTTGGAAGTGGTGACCTTCCGTGACTGGAAAAAAATCGAGGAGGCCGAGGCAGCCCGTGCGCGTGACGGCGCCCCACGCGAGAAATTCGTCGATATTGCCGAAATGATCCGCGCGCGCAGTTAG
- a CDS encoding alpha/beta fold hydrolase, with translation MTKTAEVSTIGVGGRRLHIARWHAGKRKHRPLLMLNGIGMNLELLGPVARALPEREVICFDMPGTGQSPDPVLPYTIPCMALTTAALLDRLDIEQADILGISWGGALAQQFAFQHRQRTGRLVLAATAAGATMVPSNPAMLAHLADPREYTVERTLRRNLASIYNGGGSGRVSLNAAKAPSPLGFSYQMAAFASWTSLPFLPLLSMPVMVMADEEDQLVPSTNAQFLHNAIPHSRITMFKGGGHLFMLSQRDLFISHLRAFLDEQDDAA, from the coding sequence GTGACAAAAACGGCGGAAGTATCGACCATCGGCGTTGGTGGGCGCAGATTGCACATTGCCCGCTGGCATGCGGGAAAACGCAAGCACCGCCCGCTGCTGATGCTTAACGGCATCGGCATGAATCTGGAGCTGCTGGGCCCTGTTGCACGGGCTTTGCCCGAACGCGAAGTGATCTGCTTTGACATGCCCGGCACCGGCCAGTCACCCGATCCGGTGCTGCCCTATACTATTCCCTGCATGGCACTGACCACGGCTGCGCTGCTGGATCGGCTGGATATCGAACAGGCCGACATCCTGGGCATTAGCTGGGGCGGCGCGCTGGCGCAGCAGTTTGCCTTTCAGCACCGGCAACGCACCGGACGGCTGGTGCTGGCGGCCACCGCTGCCGGGGCTACGATGGTGCCCAGCAACCCGGCGATGCTGGCACATCTTGCCGATCCGCGCGAATATACCGTGGAGCGCACCCTGCGCCGCAACCTTGCTTCGATCTATAATGGTGGCGGCTCAGGCCGGGTTTCGCTGAACGCGGCAAAGGCACCATCACCGCTGGGTTTTTCGTATCAGATGGCCGCCTTCGCCAGTTGGACCAGCCTGCCGTTCCTGCCCTTGCTGTCCATGCCAGTCATGGTCATGGCGGACGAGGAAGACCAACTGGTGCCGTCCACCAACGCGCAATTCCTGCACAATGCCATTCCGCACAGCCGCATCACCATGTTCAAGGGCGGCGGGCACCTGTTCATGCTGTCGCAGCGGGATTTGTTTATCAGTCACTTGCGCGCGTTTCTTGATGAACAGGATGATGCTGCCTGA